Below is a genomic region from Halobacterium sp. CBA1132.
GCGCTGGCGCGAACGCGAACACGCCGAGAAACCCCGGTATCGCTCCCAACTCGAACGCATCCAGTACCCACAGCAGCGGAACACGACCGCCGGCCTGCACGTCCACGTCGGCGTCGACGACGCGGACAAGGCAGTCTGGGTGGCGAACCAACTGCGCTGGCACGTCCCCGTGATGCTGGCGCTGTCGGCGAACTCGCCGTTCTGGAACGGCTTCGACACGGGGCTGGCGTCGGCGCGCGCGAAAATCTTCGAAGCGCTCCCGAACACCGGAATTCCCACGGCGTTCGACTCCTACGACGAGTTCGAGCGCTTCGAGCACCTGATGGTCGAGAACGGCGCCATCGACGACCGCGGCGAACTCTGGTACGACGTGCGCCCACACTCGGGCCACGGCACCGTCGAGGTGCGCGCGCCCGACGGCCAAGCCGATCCCGAGAACGTGCAGGCGTTCGTGGAGTACACGCACGCGCTCGTCGTGGACTACGCCCAGCGCTACGAGGACGCCGCCGACCCCACGGTCACGGACATCTTCGGGGACGGCGACCCGGGCAACGCGCTCCGGCGAGAGGTCTTAGACGAGAACAAGTGGCGGGCGACCCGACGCGGCCACGACGCGTCGTTCGTGCGCCGCGACGCAGGCGGCGAGGTGTCGCTGGGCGAGGTCGTCGACCGGGAGCGCGAGCGCCTCGGTGTCTCCGGCATCCGCGACGTCTACGACGCCGAGTCCGGCGCGAGCGCGCAGCGCCGACTCC
It encodes:
- a CDS encoding glutamate--cysteine ligase; amino-acid sequence: MDVGSREAFTELGTLGVEEEFFVVGDDGVPTAGTDQLVYGSDPPELLEGRLDHELFKFVVETQTPKLDGPGDAAESVRDVRAALVAHAEANGYRIAAAGLHPGARWREREHAEKPRYRSQLERIQYPQQRNTTAGLHVHVGVDDADKAVWVANQLRWHVPVMLALSANSPFWNGFDTGLASARAKIFEALPNTGIPTAFDSYDEFERFEHLMVENGAIDDRGELWYDVRPHSGHGTVEVRAPDGQADPENVQAFVEYTHALVVDYAQRYEDAADPTVTDIFGDGDPGNALRREVLDENKWRATRRGHDASFVRRDAGGEVSLGEVVDRERERLGVSGIRDVYDAESGASAQRRLLDDAGEAALYESLVL